In Primulina eburnea isolate SZY01 chromosome 5, ASM2296580v1, whole genome shotgun sequence, a single window of DNA contains:
- the LOC140833031 gene encoding chaperonin CPN60-2, mitochondrial-like: MYRFAANLASNARVARSSRQQFGDRVGWIRNYAAKDIRFGVDARSLMLKGVEDLADAVQVTMGPKGRNVVIEQSWGAPKVTKDGVTVAKSIEFKDKVKNIGASLVKQVANATNEVAGDGTTCATVLTRAIFAEGCKSVAAGMNAMDLRRGISMAVDDVVTNLKSRARMISTSEEIAQVGTISANGEREIGELIAKAMEKVGKEGVITIQDGKTLFNELEVVEGMKLDRGYISPYFITNQKNQKCEMDDALILIHEKKISTLNGIVKVLELALKRQRPLLIVAEDVESEALATLILNKIRAGLKVCAIKAPGFGENRKSGLQDLAVLTGGQVLTEELGLYLDEVNLDMLGSCKKVSISKDDTVILHGAGEKKFIEERSEQIRSAIELSTSDYDKEKLQERLAKLSGGVAVLKIGGASEAEVSEKKDRVTDALNATKAAVEEGIVPGGGVALLYASKELDKLSTANFDQKIGVQIIQNALKMPVHIIAKNAGVEGAVVVGKLLEQDNPDLGYDAAKGEYVDMVKAGVIDPLKVIRTALVDAASVSSLMTTTEAIIVEQPTEEKPSPAMGGGMGGMGGMDY, encoded by the exons ATGTATCGTTTCGCAGCAAATCTAGCATCCAATGCCAG GGTTGCAAGAAGTAGCAGGCAGCAG TTTGGAGACAGAGTAGGTTGGATCAGAAACTATGCCGCAAAAGACATTAGATTTGGAGTGGACGCGAGGTCTCTTATGCTTAAAGGTGTAGAAGATCTCGCCGATGCAGTTCAAGTCACGATGGGACCGAAG GGGCGTAATGTGGTGATTGAACAAAGTTGGGGTGCCCCTAAAGTGACTAAGGATGGTGTGACAGTTGCGAAGAGCATTGAATTTAAGGACAAAGTTAAGAATATTGGGGCAAGCCTTGTAAAACAGGTTGCAAATGCTACAAATGAAGTGGCTGGAGATG ggACTACTTGTGCTACTGTTCTCACCCGTGCAATATTTGCCGAAGGGTGCAAATCAGTAGCAGCAGGTATGAATGCCATGGATCTAAGGCGCGGAATTTCCATGGCGGTTGATGATGTGGTCACAAACTTGAAAAGCAGAGCGAGAATGATAAGCACATCGGAGGAGATTGCTCAG GTTGGGACAATCTCTGCTAACGGAGAAAGAGAAATAGGTGAGCTGATTGCAAAAGCTATGGAAAAAGTTGGTAAAGAAGGTGTCATTACAATACAA GATGGAAAGACATTGTTCAATGAATTGGAAGTTGTGGAAGGAATGAAGTTGGATAGAGGTTATATTTCTCCATATTTCATAACAAATCAGAAGAACCAGAAATGC GAAATGGATGATGCCCTCATTCTTATTCACGAGAAGAAAATATCAACTTTAAATGGGATTGTGAAAGTTCTAGAGCTGGCTTTAAAG AGGCAAAGGCCACTACTGATAGTTGCTGAAGATGTGGAAAGTGAGGCACTTGCAACTCTTATACTGAACAAGATTCGTGCAGGACTCAAG GTATGTGCTATTAAAGCTCCTGGTTTTGGGGAGAACAGGAAATCTGGTTTGCAAGATCTTGCTGTTTTAACGGGAGGCCAG GTGTTAACTGAAGAACTGGGATTGTACCTCGATGAAGTGAATTTGGATATGCTGGGCTCATGTAAAAAG GTTTCTATATCCAAGGATGACACCGTTATACTTCATGGGGCTGGTGAAAAGAAATTCATAGAAGAAAGATCTGAGCAg ATTAGGTCTGCAATTGAATTGAGTACCTCTGACTATGACAAGGAGAAATTGCAAGAGAGGCTAGCAAAACTTTCTGGTGGTGTAGCTGTTCTTAAG ATCGGAGGAGCCAGTGAAGCAGAGGTTAGTGAGAAAAAAGATAGGGTGACAGATGCTCTAAATGCCACGAAGGCAGCTGTGGAAGAAGGAATTGTGCCTG GTGGTGGGGTTGCTCTACTTTATGCATCGAAGGAATTGGATAAATTGTCAACTGCAAACTTTGATCAGAAGATTGGTGTTCAAATTATTCAGAATGCATTGAAG ATGCCAGTACATATTATTGCCAAAAATGCCGGAGTAGAAGGTGCTGTCGTCGttggtaaattattggaacaagACAATCCTGATCTTGGATACGATGCAGCTAAAG GTGAATACGTTGACATGGTTAAGGCCGGAGTGATTGATCCGTTAAAAGTTATCAGAACAGCTCTTGTTGACGCTGCTAG CGTCTCTTCTTTAATGACCACCACAGAAGCCATCATCGTTGAACAACCTACTGAGGAGAAGCCATCACCGGCAATGGGTGGTGGCATGGGTGGAATGGGTGGCATGGATTACTAA